The proteins below are encoded in one region of bacterium:
- a CDS encoding outer-membrane lipoprotein carrier protein LolA: MNITLTRHMKHNVLILGLLLLGLRATAATDPQPLYASLERRLQALKSLEIQYQAEGSAGGNVVQGRMIWIKPDRYYHDTPEWTVCQNGAEQWRYLKDQETLILEAAAAQSEFSPQNVLFDLKKNFHAVSLDESGEGRRVLKLESEKPDVAGGVSIEFPARANVPDAMAFSQPDGSVVRYNVTQWEENVKPDPALFTPPGVPPENIIDFRGAGKGK, encoded by the coding sequence ATGAACATTACTTTGACACGCCACATGAAGCATAATGTGCTGATCCTTGGCCTCCTGCTGCTCGGGCTTCGGGCTACGGCGGCAACGGATCCTCAGCCGCTGTATGCGTCGTTGGAACGGCGTTTGCAAGCTTTGAAGTCGTTGGAAATCCAATATCAGGCGGAAGGTTCCGCCGGCGGGAATGTGGTGCAGGGACGCATGATCTGGATCAAGCCGGATCGCTACTATCACGACACTCCCGAGTGGACTGTCTGTCAGAACGGCGCGGAGCAGTGGCGGTATTTGAAGGATCAGGAGACGCTGATTCTCGAAGCGGCCGCGGCGCAGAGCGAGTTTTCGCCGCAGAACGTGTTGTTTGATCTCAAAAAGAATTTTCACGCGGTGTCTCTCGATGAATCCGGAGAGGGCCGGCGCGTTTTGAAACTCGAATCGGAGAAGCCCGACGTGGCGGGCGGAGTGTCGATTGAGTTTCCGGCGCGCGCGAATGTTCCCGATGCGATGGCCTTTTCGCAGCCGGACGGCTCGGTCGTCCGCTACAATGTCACGCAGTGGGAAGAGAATGTAAAGCCCGATCCGGCGCTGTTCACGCCTCCCGGCGTGCCGCCGGAGAATATCATAGATTTCCGCGGCGCGGGGAAAGGCAAGTAG